In the Malus domestica chromosome 16, GDT2T_hap1 genome, one interval contains:
- the LOC139193072 gene encoding uncharacterized protein gives MALFEALYGKSCRTPLCWSEVGERVLVGPEIVEETTQNIQVIKANLKAAQDRQKSIADRHSTDRVYKVGDWVFLKLSPWKGVVRFGKKRKLSPRYIGPYQIVERVGEVAYRLALPPELARVHNVFHVSMLRRYVSDPSHVIPPQPLEINPNLTYDEVPVTILDWKDKVFRNKTVRMVKVLWRNHSVEEATWETEERMQDMYPRLFYGFDSS, from the coding sequence atggcactATTTGAGGCGTTGTATGGGAAATCGTGCCGTACTCCACTTTGTTGGTCCGAGGTCGGCGAACGAGTTTTAGTAGGCCCTGAGATCGTGGAGGAGACGACACAAAACATTCAGGTGATAAAGGCTAACCTAAAAGCGGCCCAAGATCGGCAGAAGAGTATCGCCGATAGACATTCTACCGACAGAGTTTATAAGGTtggtgattgggtattcttgAAGTTATCACcgtggaaaggtgttgtacgattcggaaagaaaaggaaactcAGCCCTAGGTACATCGGACCGTACCAGATCGTTGAACGAGTCGGTGAAGTTGCTTATCGACTTGCCTTGCCACCAGAGTTGGCGAGAGTGCACAATGTGTTTCATGTATCGATGCTACGGAGGTACGTTTCTGATCCGTCACACGTAATCCCTCCTCAGCCTCTGGAAATCAAtccaaatttgacatatgaCGAGGTTCCAGTGACTATCCttgattggaaggataaggttTTTAGGAACAAGACTGTGCGGATGGTGAAGgttttgtggaggaaccactcagTGGAGGAAGccacttgggagacagaagagCGTATGCAAGATATGTATCCACGTCTATTTTATGGCTTTGATAGTAGTTAG
- the LOC139192808 gene encoding uncharacterized protein, with amino-acid sequence MPPRREPRSPAENNFPDFGQFGEAIAAAIQSSLRPTPRNTLDIVSRLKINDFYGNKGPEKSEIWFDHVEKTFRVMHRQGNLSLERWVETATWFFRLGAESWWDLQKKSLSDADVAEWDVFKQLFKARFIPPEYMDSKKNEFIDLRQGDMSATEYHRRFTDLSRYCLETAANPREMLRLFKRGTCKKWRNIATAIPCATYQEFFEVLLRIEDSDNAPDDENEGVGRDVQRYNNRGRSSLGPIRAQNFKNSGNSSGSSSGGSNSGTPQRGGRSTGSSRFQNQGNSSSSGVQCCRRCNTRHYGECKRGSRGCFTCG; translated from the coding sequence ATGccacctcgtagagagccacgtTCTCCAGCGGAGAATAACTTTCCAGACTTTGGGCAATTTGGTGAGGCTATCGCCGCTGCTATTCAGTCTTCACTCCGTCCTACCCCGAGGAATACTCTGGATATTGTATCCCGTCTGAAGATTAACGATTTCTATGGTAATAAGGGACCGGAGAAGTCAGAGATATGGTTCGATCATGTGGAGAAGACTTTTCGAGTTATGCACAGGCAGGGTAATCTTTCCCTAGAGAGATGGGTCGAGACCGCGACCTGGTTCTTTCGATTGGGAGCAGAATCTTGGTGGGATCTTCAGAAGAAATCCTTATCTGATGCGGATGTCGCAGAGTGGGATGTTTTCAAACAGTTATTTAAGGCCAGATttattcctcctgagtatatgGATAGTAAGAAGAATGAGTTCATAGACCTGAGGCAGGGCGATATGTCAGCCACTGAGTATCATCGAAGGTTTACTGACTTATCCCGTTATTGCCTCGAGACTGCTGCTAATCCCCGAGAGATGCTTCGTTTGTTTAAGAGGGGAACTTGCAAGAAATGGCGCAATATAGCAACTGCTATTCCTTGTGCTACTTACCAGGAGTTCTTCGAGGTCTTGCTTCGGATTGAAGATTCAGATAATGCTCCTGATGATGAGAATGAGGGCGTTGGCAGGGATGTCCAGAGGTACAATAACAGGGGGCGATCATCTCTTGGCCCGATAAGGGCTCAGAATTTTAAAAATAGTGGAAATAGCTCTGGATCCTCTAGCGGGGGTTCTAACTCCGGTACACCTCAGAGAGGAGGCAGATCCACTGGTAGTTCTCGTTTTCAGAATCAAGGAAACTCCAGTAGTTCAGGTGTCCAGTGTTGTCGCAGGTGTAACACCCGTCACTATGGTGAGTGTAAGAGGGGAAGCAGAGGATGTTTCACTTGCGGATAA